Within the Populus trichocarpa isolate Nisqually-1 chromosome 14, P.trichocarpa_v4.1, whole genome shotgun sequence genome, the region CACTATCATAAttctacttttcttttccttttcacttgttttttttatagaaaccaAAATCACTatgaatttcaaataaatttgattcaCAAAAtgtgggcttttttttttggattgtgtgtatgagagggagggagggaggaggTGAaatttttatctctctctctctctctcgcttttGTTTTCCAAGTTTTATACTTCTATTAATGAATGGTAAAGTAATGTGTAGTTCCTGTAGTCTCAAAATGTTTCAATTCAGTACTCATAAGTTACCTTTTCAATGTCAACTCCATGGTTTTTGGAAAGgttgttgttttgatattaCTTTTGTTCttgtcttatttttatattttatattttctttttatttcttgaaaatggtacttattttaatagatttttaaaatgatgaaattaagatattttatttgattttaacacTTAAATTCCCATTATTGAAGCCTCTTTTCCATTCAAACTAGCACCAACAAAACTCACAAGTAATCTGATTTAAGTCAAGTTTATCAGCCTTGTATTTATTGCATGTGTCATCCCTGACCCAATCATCACTCTATTATCCACAACGATTCTTAAGTGCGTTAATCTCAACTCATCCtccaacttaattaattttaatcaatcttGAGGTTTATATTATGTCAATTAATTCAACCAACAAGGTTGTTGGCAGCATTTATATTTCATGCACTTGTTGAGCCTAGCCAGCTTTATGGTACGTAGTTATCTCGATTTTTATCctgaaaatatctaaatttaccatttttttttagttcttggaTCACTTAATTTTCATCTAATTCGAGGATATTCATTCCACTCTAGATCACCTTTCTATCTAACTTCTAATCGCACCTTATCAGTCTCAACCTATAATGCTTAAATCCATTCTTGCTCTCAAGATAGTCGAAGTCATCCCTCCTTCGAAGTTTATTGTTAACTaccaacataataataaaacaattaaggagaaatttattatttttaggtttaaaaaataatttgctaattttcatttatatgtaaaccaaaaacaaaaacaaaatgtattttgtttagattatttaattaataatgttaatgTATTGCAAGTTGCgttttaataatgatttttaatagaaaatatattaaaataatatttatttagatttgttttacatttttacATTGTCAcgtgaaaattatatatataaaaaaaaacagaaaccacACATCTCAATGCTGAACAGGTGAGGGCATACAACGACAACGgacatgttttcttttagaCTTATtgcataatattaattaaaccgGGAAATGATATCGATGTCATTATGGAACGCACAAAAAGCTACGGGCACAAGAAAGCAGGACCGCTCCCTCCTCCACCCACATTATACACTTCAAGAACTCCTTTTTCAAAAAGTCACCATTGCAAAAGAGCAAAGCCTCCAATTATCTCAAAAGGAGTGGTGCGACTCTAGCAACATGCTTCTTATTTCATTATTCACAGAATGCAGTACTGTatcatcattgttttttctatcgACTTAGCTAAGAAAAGGACTACAACATGATGATATCAATGCCATTATGCATTACAGAAAGCTACTGCCCTTGAAAGCAGGCATTGGCATCCCCACTACCCACGTTATACTCTTCCCACAACAAGAAACCAAAATCTCTAATTATCTAAAACCTTGCCCTCTTTAATGAAGTGACCGTCACAGCAGCTCCCAGGGATGACTTGCCAACCTCTATCTCAAAAGAATCATACCTTAAAAACAATTCCACGACAAGCAGCCTAGCCACGAGTACAACAAAATCCTTCCCTGCACACTGTTTATTTCCCAACGTTGGCTTCTCTGTCTCAGGCCCATTAGACCACAGCACATGCTTCAACAACTCCTCTCCCTCCCCAATAAACCTGTCAGCAACAAACTCTTCAGCCCGAGTAAATATTTTCGGGTCTTTAGTAGCAAATGGTTGAAACCCGAATAACAGCTCCCCTTCTTTGACTTCGAAAGCAGCATCGTGGCTTTCAATTATCAGATCACGCTTTGCTTTACCGTACTGTAGAGGGACTGGTGGTTCAATCCGGAGTGCTTCATAGACTGCTGATTTCATCAACGGCATCTGTTCCATACCCCTCATTGTAACATTTCCACCGTCGGATTGAACAACTGATCTGATCTCTTCGGCTAACTGAGCGTGGAGTTTGGCCCCGGCACGGCCTAGCCATTTCATCATGTTTGGAAATAAAATCTTCATTCCACCGAACGAGTTAAAGCATGTGGAGAAGAGAAGATTATGGCATGCCTCCTCTCGTGAAATTCCTAAATTCTCTGCTTCATCGAGCAGGAAGCTTGACGAAGCATAGAAGAAATCGTAAAGGCGctggtagttttttttaatcattgatGGTGGTAGACGGAAGGAGTGGATTGTAAGATCTTCGAGATATTTTGGAAGACCGAGAGAAAGGACCGGACCAAGGTTAAAGAGCACCCATTTTGAAACTAGACCAGGTCCGTCAAGGCCAAGACTGGTCTGTGCCGGTTCAGTACCAAACCAAGCCCGAGCCAAGAAGTTAAAAGCTGCTTGATCATTAGCAGCGACGAAATTAGCTTTCCCTTTGAGAGCCAAATCTTTTTCAAGACTCGTAAAGAGTTCTGTGTAACTGGCTTTGAATTCAGGGATTACGTGATCACGGCGTGACTTGAGGAGATAGaacatgaatttcttcaatttggcgtGCATTGGCTCGGATGGATCGAGATAGGACAGAATTCGATAGCCACCAGTGAGTTCTGTTGAAGGCATGTAAGTACCTGTAAAAAGGtctttcttttcaacttttGTCACGTCAAATAGAACCGGAAAGCTCTTGCCGTCAAGTAAAACCACAACCTGTGGATTTGGAGCAATAAAAGGACCTGGTCCCATGTTGGCTCTAAACACCGTTGATCCGTATTTCAGAACTTTGGATTTGAAGAAATTGTCTCTGCCCTGGTTATAAAAATAATCCATACGATCTTTAAAGGGACCGACAAGAGGAAGGCCATAATCACCAGGGATTTTACGGATCGGGAGTTTGGTGTTTTCAGGTGGTGAAACAGTAACACCTGGAGCCGAAACTGATGGTTTTTCTGATACTGATGCTCTGATGGTACGGAAGGACAGTCTACGAGTTGAGGGCTTGGaagtagatttgttttttagtgacTGGAATTGGGGTTGAAGGGTTGGAAAAGCTAGAGAAGATGAAGCCATGTTTGTGCTTTGGCTAATCTACCTGGCTATTCTTGAGAAAAATGGGGTGTGGGGAGCAAGTGGAGTGCCGAGTCTTTATTTATAGCAGTACTGGGTTTTATGAGTGCGGGTGGTCCATTGACGACCACCACAAGCCTAAAATTTGTGCTCTGATAGAGTCGTGAAAAGAATGCTTTAATAGTAATTAATACTCGGTATCTGTTTTACTTTTCGACTTGGATTTTTTCCCTTCTTGAATGGCACCTAAAGAAAATTCTCGAGGAAAGGAAGCATGCGTGTATACATGTCATttcctcaattttcttttaagtctGAACAGTGCATGTGTTTTACCATGGatcaatatttattgttttattcttAGATCTGCCtttcaaaaattgattaaaGAGAAAGTAATAATTAATCATCTTTAGTCTGaggctatatttgtttttatattttaaaaatattttttaaaaaatttgaatttattttatttttttgcttcaaattaatatttttttggtgtttttagatcattttaatacgctgattttaaaaataatttttaaaaaataaaaaaatattattttgatacaaagtgaaaaacactttgaaaaacaaccgcaaccacattttcaaacaagCATTTAGACAAGATCTTATCCATCTATATACGGACCGGGCATGCTGTTAGATTCATTATTTCTAGGTTTGGCCTATCCttgagttcatgtttttttttttcataaatatatcataaatattttatccacacaagttaaaaatattttattaatactttaataaaaaaatttaataaagagtAAGGGTATAAAAGAGGTAtactttaataatttaaatttattaaagtaTCCTTTCAaataaggtttattttttttcatgaaaaataacatatatattttaaaactttcttttaaattgtaacatttttttttaaacaatgctTATTTAATTATcgaaaaattttcaaatacataaatttttttttacaggtaTTAAACATGATCCACCAGCCcctttgcaaaaataaataaattaaattgttaaaattaagagattaatTAAACATCTTAAATACCAACTTGGCTCACAAACCGACATCATGactttgaaagatttttttcttttgataaatccAATAGATGAATGATAGCATcactttgtttctttaattatcCATTCACCTTTCTTGTTGCATTCTTTACACTATTTTTGTTCTACATTTGATGTTAATTGATCACCTAGCAGGATGAGTTGTCTTTAGAGAATACGAGTAATTATAAATCCTTGTCTATGTTCATGTAAATCATATTGTCAATTATATGAATCATAGAATAATtgtattaatgaatctaatatcaatttttaaaaaataatatgatgtgaTGAATAGTGTGTTTATAATATTAGTTGTAAGATgctttgcaaaaatattttttatttaaaaatatattaaaatgatttttttaaaaacaatatatcaaaactataaaaaaaacactaaaataatattaatttaatttttttaaaataaaatatattttt harbors:
- the LOC18104979 gene encoding allene oxide synthase 1, chloroplastic; amino-acid sequence: MASSSLAFPTLQPQFQSLKNKSTSKPSTRRLSFRTIRASVSEKPSVSAPGVTVSPPENTKLPIRKIPGDYGLPLVGPFKDRMDYFYNQGRDNFFKSKVLKYGSTVFRANMGPGPFIAPNPQVVVLLDGKSFPVLFDVTKVEKKDLFTGTYMPSTELTGGYRILSYLDPSEPMHAKLKKFMFYLLKSRRDHVIPEFKASYTELFTSLEKDLALKGKANFVAANDQAAFNFLARAWFGTEPAQTSLGLDGPGLVSKWVLFNLGPVLSLGLPKYLEDLTIHSFRLPPSMIKKNYQRLYDFFYASSSFLLDEAENLGISREEACHNLLFSTCFNSFGGMKILFPNMMKWLGRAGAKLHAQLAEEIRSVVQSDGGNVTMRGMEQMPLMKSAVYEALRIEPPVPLQYGKAKRDLIIESHDAAFEVKEGELLFGFQPFATKDPKIFTRAEEFVADRFIGEGEELLKHVLWSNGPETEKPTLGNKQCAGKDFVVLVARLLVVELFLRYDSFEIEVGKSSLGAAVTVTSLKRARF